The following are encoded in a window of Brevibacillus sp. DP1.3A genomic DNA:
- a CDS encoding discoidin domain-containing protein: protein MFDRNLASGWSTTAGGHHWIKIFLGEHGQIVDRYLLSGGAKYAPTSWQLQGSNNNTTWDTLHSVSSYVWTRYEGNEFTIPTENIKPYQYYRFYSTSSQYGSGVTQIQELRLQKAVEQNHLQSKLENTTTPPNKIVIVGDETVNGGNIKYQASRDGGNTWTDVPAQTLTDISSQPVETQLVIKAIITGNAELNAWGYYYE, encoded by the coding sequence ATGTTTGACCGCAACTTAGCAAGTGGCTGGAGCACAACTGCAGGTGGACATCATTGGATCAAAATTTTCCTGGGTGAACACGGACAGATTGTCGATCGATATCTTCTATCTGGAGGCGCAAAGTACGCTCCTACTTCCTGGCAATTGCAAGGTTCCAATAATAATACGACTTGGGATACGCTCCATTCTGTTTCCAGTTATGTTTGGACTCGGTATGAAGGCAATGAATTTACTATTCCTACTGAGAACATCAAACCTTATCAATACTATCGATTTTACTCTACCTCTTCCCAATACGGATCTGGCGTAACCCAAATACAGGAATTACGATTACAAAAGGCCGTAGAACAAAATCATCTACAATCAAAACTCGAGAATACCACTACACCGCCAAATAAAATCGTGATTGTCGGAGATGAGACGGTTAATGGTGGAAACATCAAATACCAGGCATCTCGAGATGGTGGAAATACCTGGACAGACGTTCCCGCACAAACTCTTACAGATATTTCTAGCCAACCGGTTGAAACACAACTCGTCATAAAAGCAATTATTACTGGTAATGCAGAGCTTAATGCATGGGGCTATTACTATGAGTAA
- a CDS encoding discoidin domain-containing protein has translation MSVRITRTGTEVVLDHNELANKGKRTHAEIDSYLQELDDAREDKPSLKEKFRELKNKDDEQDRQLDAVKSDVSTFQTRLNTLSSIVSAAEAKNQTQDLRLSQVEQKNAQQDQAILKLQSDVSSNPNAEVVAARRDRDGKTFPSLKARLDDMQGKIGTGGGGGNNGGASNSSFDLQTPINILLNTFRDAETHSRPPYRQNNMYVDVFSDSSGIDNEKSSSFGIINGTVLPGLYDTNIIMSSPTEPAPYHVTSSSETSGYPGWMGINGILTDSYYSDGATPPAEGHWWQIDFFVPKIITKLAIRAIGISAGQYGLATFTLQGSQDNTNWTDLYAGSHANTGSELEHSFTNTSAYRYYRLAKLRSYRSANPVIYTGWHEIKFYEIIDAVTLVTKAVNVGRSPKKIITTAEYTDAVTFDLTLDGTTWVKNIELNKLLDTSSLKGTNLQLRANIPATGSLKSIGFTWYDDSMLIEMPGKEGGGNDRSSKKPLVDVVAATNILRNAYRTLESTVQGASVRHNLYADAFVTTSGIDASKSESYQIGNGKFTKSAGAIYSWHTLGVQTASSVGDYSNNNTAYRPFKANGTTPIYSVEKIADDNAAVSPGGYSDYWLQSGTSADLFMKWVTPVEVSKIILWMNGSYGVDHNYCDHQIFVKNPSTGKWEAVTPRINLASKTDKGVHGDGSWHYPITLDYLINEVKVTVWNKSTYMTVTEVQILQASDKNPVMVSKPIPLTKAPTHLVLDAEYEGKISIDLSLDGGTTFTTGVPLNQLVDVTTLVAGTSLVIRANLSDKAVLNSIGFIWYDEDTLPTYTDTVGGSSGGNIPGNGVSVIQVEKYGVIASPTSPSEVNITIPYTSDYKLPPIGILKFAPGEQNYSFEIASFSSNEATNFDHDNYMELDGTLRLKTDYSIELTEDVVLPSGNSVYSLTLDVNQYSSIEKIKVT, from the coding sequence ATGTCGGTCAGAATCACCCGAACAGGCACCGAAGTCGTCCTGGATCATAATGAGTTGGCCAACAAGGGAAAACGTACCCATGCTGAAATCGACTCCTACCTCCAGGAGCTAGATGATGCCAGAGAAGATAAACCTAGCTTAAAGGAAAAATTCCGTGAGCTAAAAAACAAAGACGATGAACAGGATCGTCAGCTTGATGCCGTGAAAAGTGATGTTTCTACCTTTCAAACGCGGCTGAATACGTTATCGTCAATTGTCAGTGCAGCAGAAGCGAAAAATCAGACCCAAGATCTCCGTCTTTCGCAAGTCGAACAAAAAAACGCACAGCAAGACCAAGCCATTCTAAAGCTGCAAAGCGATGTCTCCTCTAACCCGAACGCCGAGGTGGTCGCTGCGCGCAGGGATCGGGATGGGAAGACTTTTCCCAGTCTAAAAGCTCGGTTGGATGACATGCAGGGGAAGATTGGTACTGGAGGCGGCGGGGGAAATAATGGAGGAGCCTCAAACAGCTCCTTTGATTTGCAGACCCCAATCAATATTTTACTGAATACCTTTCGTGATGCCGAAACACATAGCAGACCCCCCTATCGACAAAACAACATGTATGTAGATGTATTTAGCGATTCCTCAGGAATTGATAACGAAAAGTCATCTTCTTTTGGGATTATAAATGGTACTGTCTTACCCGGGCTTTACGATACAAACATCATCATGTCCAGTCCAACTGAACCCGCGCCTTATCACGTAACCTCGTCTAGTGAAACGTCTGGTTACCCTGGGTGGATGGGAATCAACGGAATTTTAACTGATTCCTATTATTCAGATGGAGCGACTCCTCCGGCAGAAGGTCATTGGTGGCAAATTGACTTTTTCGTCCCCAAAATAATTACTAAGCTCGCAATCCGAGCTATTGGAATCTCAGCTGGACAGTACGGTCTAGCCACGTTTACTCTTCAAGGTTCACAAGACAATACGAATTGGACAGATTTATACGCTGGATCTCATGCAAACACAGGTTCAGAGTTAGAACACAGCTTTACTAATACCTCTGCATACCGCTATTACCGCCTGGCCAAGCTTCGCAGTTATCGTAGTGCAAACCCGGTAATTTATACCGGTTGGCACGAGATTAAATTCTATGAAATTATTGACGCTGTTACTCTCGTGACTAAAGCAGTTAATGTTGGCCGCTCTCCAAAGAAGATTATTACGACTGCGGAGTATACTGACGCGGTCACCTTCGACCTGACCCTTGATGGAACAACTTGGGTAAAGAACATCGAATTAAATAAGCTACTCGATACCTCTTCACTAAAAGGTACAAATCTCCAATTACGAGCTAACATTCCAGCTACAGGCAGTTTAAAATCTATAGGATTTACTTGGTATGACGATAGCATGCTTATTGAGATGCCAGGTAAAGAAGGAGGAGGCAACGATCGGAGCAGCAAAAAACCGTTAGTAGACGTCGTAGCCGCAACCAATATTTTGCGTAATGCTTATCGGACTTTGGAAAGTACGGTGCAGGGAGCATCCGTTAGGCATAATTTGTATGCAGATGCATTTGTAACTACGTCTGGAATTGATGCCTCAAAGTCCGAATCCTATCAAATTGGAAACGGAAAATTCACCAAATCAGCAGGCGCTATTTATAGCTGGCACACATTAGGTGTACAGACTGCTTCTTCTGTTGGAGATTACAGCAATAACAATACTGCCTATCGACCATTCAAAGCAAATGGCACCACACCAATCTATTCTGTTGAAAAAATCGCAGACGATAATGCCGCTGTATCTCCAGGCGGATATTCTGATTACTGGCTTCAGAGTGGTACAAGTGCTGACTTATTCATGAAATGGGTGACACCCGTAGAAGTATCCAAAATTATTCTTTGGATGAACGGCAGTTATGGCGTGGATCACAACTATTGCGATCATCAAATTTTCGTAAAAAATCCTTCAACAGGTAAATGGGAAGCTGTTACTCCAAGGATTAATCTCGCTTCCAAGACCGATAAAGGAGTACATGGGGACGGTTCATGGCACTACCCCATTACCCTGGACTATCTCATTAATGAGGTCAAAGTAACGGTATGGAATAAAAGCACATACATGACCGTTACTGAGGTACAAATCCTGCAAGCATCTGATAAAAATCCTGTCATGGTTTCCAAACCGATTCCATTGACAAAAGCTCCGACCCATCTTGTGCTGGATGCTGAGTATGAAGGTAAAATCAGCATTGATCTGTCATTGGATGGGGGAACTACATTCACAACAGGCGTTCCTTTGAACCAATTGGTTGATGTTACAACTCTCGTAGCAGGTACTTCTCTAGTCATTCGAGCCAATCTGAGTGATAAAGCAGTACTAAACAGTATAGGCTTCATTTGGTATGACGAGGACACGCTACCGACTTATACAGATACGGTAGGTGGAAGTTCTGGAGGTAACATACCTGGTAATGGTGTTTCCGTCATTCAAGTAGAGAAATACGGAGTTATCGCCTCTCCTACTTCTCCCTCAGAAGTAAATATCACCATCCCCTACACTTCTGACTATAAATTACCTCCAATTGGGATTTTGAAGTTTGCCCCCGGTGAACAAAACTACTCTTTCGAAATTGCATCCTTTTCTAGTAACGAGGCCACTAACTTTGACCATGACAATTATATGGAGCTGGATGGTACGCTACGGCTTAAAACTGACTACTCAATTGAATTGACAGAAGACGTCGTGCTTCCATCTGGTAATAGTGTGTACTCATTGACTCTTGATGTGAATCAATATTCGAGTATTGAGAAAATCAAGGTGACTTGA
- a CDS encoding family 16 glycoside hydrolase, with translation MNYLTGISSLAAYQFRLADHHASIRNYIGKVTFTTSPSRKYSFVYIPYGQSASMLMLDYLLANRKSFAADFQDSLQDMIRNDTSIANPMELVVVSDRSPLKESLVQDDALDADRIIKQPLQVIRRVHLSDRIKTAGMAKLNPTQMSVRVHKDELHIDLPPASASRSISAEAAIGKEQPGATRTKRFAGKKMNEWFTGERLSTFDLFVNTERSLAERKFWASLFVQMEREYATRSIAHNLSIENSLPLSSRDNRHAMFTDWSRSIGERHFSFQMTRHFVQAFHRIKTKPTKVLRDMDWAYLKARQYDALLHFLHRANRIATQDLAIHRTSTGYRTMSQGGSILQNRDWGYRDFTRPLTLDSYSPTAFRPYQNDLFINRSRLHGARPYQSRGTLMTEYAIGNRDVVSELAILLSQLSGTRLIQTDASLLTYLEQASRQNNHHLFIPNPISDSRREKVNLLWVPQHFELGKKHLSRPTSIIRDDVRADRQLMRAAHLWEKERAIDLSGGKAPKPAFYQDEDDIFANLENVRQSLLAEDMIFATILRLLPAHLLEDILASKEFPSHLMDDMIFASRLTDGQSILEALMEWALTNKTFDAYVDEEFLEGVRSRVQALIESEVIFSKALQDKSGILSFETWEATRQNEILSHLEEDGVAGKREALLSSTVEEVEIASQMEAAPATIAETLVGEDVFRPVELQIEHPFGYMEPDPSFLFDEHTARKSAHASDLDELPVTALLRSRITELCSGYLFATSPHERASYLVDLYDVAEKSARDGELHDDEWRKYAKLALEQTVLHEQLIAYQPEAAAHLIESILSYKQPDQAVINADWVASNQERATSLLTQIMGKKELADAVILEYLAGQLDRGKGYIEQPLISVRDYKNAWADRIEELGQGLVYDYSNDVLEAEHDPEHWSGGFSVPEAYDPHDPFNAYYPWTTDRNALAMGQDNWTRFGSGTWEHNRDQGTFTHPKGSSGMSGYIRNDFTYNNYQFEVDFKVDEPADGDSAGIVFKYHNDQNYWMFVVSDGSASGMPRPMQLFKVENGRSTMYSTPMNPFAWEKEKWYTLRVWVTGNRIRVWVDHNLQYDFTD, from the coding sequence GTGAACTATTTGACCGGGATTTCTTCTCTAGCAGCCTATCAATTCAGACTTGCAGACCACCACGCTTCTATTCGCAACTATATAGGAAAAGTAACTTTCACGACTTCGCCCTCTCGTAAGTATTCCTTCGTCTATATTCCCTACGGTCAAAGTGCCAGTATGCTCATGCTGGATTATTTGCTCGCGAATCGGAAATCATTTGCCGCTGACTTTCAAGATTCCTTGCAGGATATGATCCGGAATGATACTAGCATAGCAAATCCCATGGAGCTGGTCGTGGTATCCGATCGCTCGCCGCTTAAAGAGAGCTTGGTTCAGGACGATGCCTTGGATGCTGACCGGATCATTAAGCAGCCATTACAAGTTATTCGTCGCGTTCATTTATCGGATCGGATTAAAACAGCAGGGATGGCAAAGCTCAATCCGACCCAAATGTCCGTGCGTGTGCATAAAGATGAGCTGCATATCGATTTGCCACCAGCATCGGCAAGCCGTTCCATTTCTGCCGAAGCTGCCATTGGGAAAGAACAACCAGGGGCAACACGAACTAAGAGATTCGCCGGAAAAAAGATGAACGAATGGTTCACGGGAGAGCGTTTATCTACCTTCGATTTATTCGTCAACACCGAAAGAAGCTTGGCTGAGCGAAAGTTTTGGGCTTCTCTCTTTGTGCAGATGGAAAGAGAATACGCAACCAGATCGATCGCTCACAACCTATCTATTGAGAACAGCCTGCCTCTTTCCAGCCGCGATAATAGACATGCCATGTTTACGGATTGGTCCCGTTCCATTGGCGAGCGTCATTTTTCCTTCCAGATGACCCGACACTTCGTGCAAGCCTTCCACCGGATTAAAACAAAGCCGACGAAGGTGCTTCGCGACATGGACTGGGCTTATCTCAAGGCCCGTCAGTATGACGCCTTGCTGCACTTCCTTCACCGTGCAAACAGGATCGCTACGCAAGACTTAGCCATCCATCGCACTTCTACAGGTTATCGAACCATGAGCCAAGGTGGCTCCATTTTACAGAATCGCGACTGGGGCTATCGAGATTTCACTCGTCCTCTCACTCTAGATTCCTATTCACCCACAGCCTTCCGTCCGTACCAGAATGACTTGTTCATTAATCGCTCTCGACTCCATGGTGCTCGTCCCTATCAATCACGAGGCACACTCATGACGGAATATGCAATCGGTAATCGAGACGTGGTTTCGGAACTCGCTATTCTCCTGTCACAGCTTTCTGGAACCCGTTTGATTCAAACAGATGCTTCACTCTTGACCTATCTCGAACAAGCCTCTCGACAAAACAACCACCATCTGTTTATCCCAAATCCCATCTCTGATTCTCGACGCGAAAAAGTCAATCTGCTCTGGGTTCCCCAACATTTTGAGCTCGGAAAGAAACACCTTTCTCGCCCCACTTCGATTATCAGGGATGACGTTCGCGCAGATCGCCAGCTCATGCGTGCTGCTCATCTGTGGGAAAAGGAACGCGCTATCGATCTTAGCGGAGGCAAAGCACCTAAGCCAGCTTTTTATCAAGATGAGGATGACATTTTCGCCAATCTGGAAAATGTACGCCAAAGTCTCCTGGCTGAAGATATGATCTTTGCGACCATCTTACGCTTACTGCCCGCTCATCTTTTGGAAGACATCCTTGCTTCCAAAGAATTTCCTTCCCACCTGATGGACGACATGATTTTTGCCTCGCGCCTTACAGACGGTCAGAGTATTTTGGAAGCACTGATGGAGTGGGCGCTGACCAACAAGACTTTCGATGCTTACGTAGACGAGGAATTTTTGGAGGGTGTGCGGTCGCGGGTTCAGGCATTGATCGAATCTGAGGTCATTTTCAGTAAAGCGTTGCAAGACAAGTCCGGCATTCTTTCCTTTGAGACATGGGAGGCTACCCGCCAGAATGAGATTCTCTCGCATCTGGAGGAGGACGGGGTTGCAGGAAAACGGGAAGCATTGCTCTCTTCAACGGTTGAAGAGGTCGAGATAGCTAGCCAAATGGAGGCAGCCCCTGCAACCATTGCAGAAACACTCGTTGGCGAAGATGTATTCCGTCCAGTCGAGCTGCAAATCGAGCATCCTTTTGGTTACATGGAACCCGATCCGTCCTTTTTGTTCGACGAGCATACAGCCCGTAAATCCGCTCACGCCAGCGATCTTGACGAGCTGCCAGTCACAGCACTGCTGCGCAGCAGAATCACGGAATTGTGCAGTGGCTATCTCTTCGCTACCTCCCCGCATGAGCGAGCCAGTTACCTCGTCGATTTATATGATGTGGCAGAAAAAAGCGCGCGTGATGGAGAACTGCACGACGATGAATGGCGAAAGTATGCCAAGCTCGCACTGGAACAAACGGTATTGCATGAGCAACTGATTGCCTATCAGCCGGAAGCAGCAGCTCATTTGATCGAATCCATCCTCAGTTACAAACAACCAGATCAAGCTGTTATCAACGCGGATTGGGTCGCCTCCAACCAAGAGCGCGCCACCTCACTTCTCACCCAAATCATGGGTAAAAAAGAACTCGCAGATGCCGTCATCCTGGAATACTTGGCTGGCCAATTGGATCGCGGAAAAGGTTATATCGAACAACCATTGATTTCGGTCCGCGACTACAAGAATGCCTGGGCAGATCGTATAGAAGAATTAGGACAAGGTTTGGTCTACGACTACTCCAACGATGTACTCGAAGCTGAACACGATCCCGAGCATTGGTCAGGTGGTTTTTCTGTTCCAGAAGCATACGATCCCCATGATCCATTCAATGCGTACTACCCATGGACGACAGATAGGAACGCACTCGCGATGGGGCAAGACAACTGGACTCGTTTTGGTTCTGGCACATGGGAGCATAATCGCGACCAAGGCACTTTTACCCATCCAAAAGGCTCTAGTGGCATGAGTGGCTACATTCGAAACGACTTTACCTACAATAACTATCAGTTTGAGGTCGATTTCAAAGTCGATGAGCCCGCAGATGGGGACAGCGCTGGCATCGTGTTCAAATATCATAACGACCAGAACTACTGGATGTTCGTCGTCAGTGATGGAAGCGCCAGCGGTATGCCGCGCCCCATGCAGCTTTTCAAAGTAGAGAATGGCAGATCAACCATGTACTCTACCCCGATGAACCCGTTTGCCTGGGAAAAAGAGAAATGGTATACGCTGCGTGTTTGGGTAACGGGTAACCGCATCCGTGTCTGGGTAGATCATAACCTGCAATACGACTTTACCGATTAG
- a CDS encoding discoidin domain-containing protein — translation MPVPATTGQLRTKVSDMQIGDYIICEYWQNTVGSTGSLSLLGTAIRVEIPVTGMTAAPTSGNGGTFYFVKVDKGLLIGDRVVNHSISWDALNTGKLIQGLPWNNGNIIPVMTEDTAPSGIVSASSSLSNTPPWHSFDGGIANAWHSASAPLPASPEWIAYEFTEPKIVKRYDILAYSSADPARPKVWTFEGSNDGTTWDVLDRKSNSTWTDRMEIVIDNKTAYKKYRIHITERVGTNTYVRIGDIRIYEVAGIMRSLTGGVAYADANGNKTLDARLSNGACFPVNNEYERYLMGFPQSMIRNGYTLDDVFHYKVLFTWTQDTTLTGSRISSTGTTENQDNTNRVIRGNEDNFPIWKGLGMGNSSIAYASTGFRPVFEYKEV, via the coding sequence ATGCCAGTACCAGCAACGACAGGACAATTAAGAACAAAAGTTTCAGACATGCAGATTGGTGATTATATCATTTGTGAATATTGGCAAAACACAGTAGGCTCAACGGGAAGTCTTAGCTTACTTGGCACAGCAATTCGTGTCGAAATTCCAGTCACAGGTATGACAGCAGCACCAACAAGCGGAAATGGTGGAACATTTTATTTTGTCAAAGTAGATAAAGGATTGTTAATTGGAGACAGAGTTGTAAACCACTCCATTTCATGGGACGCTTTAAATACAGGAAAGCTTATTCAAGGACTACCTTGGAATAATGGAAATATCATTCCTGTAATGACAGAAGACACAGCTCCCAGTGGCATAGTAAGTGCAAGTAGTAGCTTATCGAATACTCCTCCATGGCATTCTTTTGATGGAGGTATAGCAAATGCTTGGCACTCTGCAAGCGCTCCATTACCTGCATCTCCAGAATGGATTGCGTATGAATTTACTGAGCCAAAGATAGTAAAGAGGTATGATATTCTTGCATACTCATCAGCAGACCCAGCAAGACCAAAAGTATGGACTTTTGAAGGATCGAATGATGGAACAACCTGGGATGTACTAGATAGAAAATCAAATAGCACGTGGACAGACAGGATGGAGATTGTCATAGACAACAAGACTGCCTATAAAAAATATAGAATACACATCACAGAAAGAGTGGGAACCAATACTTATGTCCGCATAGGAGACATCAGAATCTATGAAGTGGCAGGTATTATGCGGAGCTTAACAGGTGGAGTTGCTTATGCAGATGCAAATGGAAATAAAACCTTAGATGCCAGATTAAGCAATGGGGCATGCTTTCCTGTTAACAACGAATATGAACGATATTTAATGGGATTTCCTCAGAGCATGATAAGAAATGGATATACATTGGATGATGTCTTCCATTACAAAGTGCTTTTTACATGGACGCAAGATACCACTTTGACAGGGTCCCGTATATCAAGTACAGGAACTACTGAAAATCAAGACAATACTAATCGTGTTATAAGAGGAAATGAGGATAATTTTCCAATATGGAAAGGTCTGGGCATGGGTAATTCATCAATAGCTTATGCGAGTACAGGTTTTCGGCCAGTATTTGAATACAAGGAGGTATAG
- a CDS encoding discoidin domain-containing protein, translating to MATIGDQLLTPEAGWKRYDDGDPSIKYLGTFVRESNQSFYGGASNYATSADFKMKFNFIGTRIRIIGNLYQNKLPNVPITIDGVTETFSQYGDLKFQALQYEKTGLENKKHTVEITVPSYAGSIGFDPNNINVKNIQIDAIDIDADGRILHPDEVVDVKDLTVGKRIRFNYLAPAGAFGSISIGKEMLGLLPNAPATSANGDGYFIMYGTNHKGDKLLMADRNIQNISWDALNTAGIASGSGLPIKSLHTIPGLSGYSSALCKVSASTEYDKASYHAWKAFDGSETTYWTSTAATETTEEFLKIEYSTPTRITSYYLSAIYSPKKWVFEASNDGTSWDILHSGNEVSSWHGLKKSFSFKNDKTYTQYRIRVTERYVWNGLYYVGFYTAQLFTSSDREITLRLPTGGVNASDKDNEWDKYITDDRIWNNVNHGSWTSTTDQSNSKARVIRGYNGLTNWTSGSTELTTPGRGFRPALQIESINNRFLVQDGSDVKTYTSSGWETVGTTPPTDDMFLNKGMLDLSTCAPYLKDLIDKSNIKILVSKPEREPTFAHLTGIPVPRIVKMKNDTSFLGVAKINSLTLSGTVQGVLIVAISTDSGTTWEAKQKDGSWTTVDVTTPIDFKAKAMTIDDFNSIQNWDDKLGQARNLRCAFYFEQSSSADETNLDSLTMDVDLLDSWDMAMPGVDYKYGYNRNTNLRVLLLSDGDYKINVGSGGSSGSTITEVDGGTF from the coding sequence ATGGCTACAATTGGGGATCAGTTACTTACGCCAGAAGCTGGATGGAAAAGATATGACGACGGTGATCCATCTATAAAATACTTGGGAACTTTCGTAAGAGAATCAAATCAAAGCTTTTATGGTGGGGCCTCCAACTATGCAACAAGTGCAGATTTTAAGATGAAATTTAATTTTATTGGCACTAGAATTAGAATAATAGGTAACCTGTACCAGAACAAACTCCCTAATGTTCCAATAACGATTGATGGTGTCACTGAAACATTCAGTCAGTATGGGGATTTAAAGTTTCAAGCTTTACAGTACGAAAAAACAGGGTTAGAGAATAAAAAGCATACTGTAGAGATTACAGTTCCTTCCTATGCAGGAAGTATTGGTTTTGACCCAAATAACATAAACGTGAAGAACATACAGATTGATGCCATTGATATTGATGCTGATGGTAGGATTTTGCATCCAGATGAAGTAGTTGATGTTAAAGATTTAACTGTAGGAAAACGTATTCGTTTTAACTACTTGGCACCTGCTGGTGCGTTTGGAAGCATATCTATCGGAAAAGAAATGTTAGGACTTCTTCCCAATGCTCCTGCAACAAGTGCAAATGGTGATGGATATTTCATCATGTACGGTACAAATCACAAAGGTGATAAGTTGCTGATGGCTGACCGCAATATCCAAAACATTTCATGGGATGCCTTAAATACAGCAGGGATTGCAAGCGGAAGCGGGCTGCCAATAAAAAGCCTGCACACCATTCCAGGATTGTCTGGGTATTCTTCTGCTCTGTGTAAAGTTTCTGCTTCAACAGAGTATGACAAAGCAAGTTATCATGCATGGAAGGCTTTTGATGGATCAGAGACTACGTACTGGACAAGTACTGCTGCTACTGAAACAACAGAAGAGTTTTTAAAGATCGAGTATTCAACGCCAACAAGAATTACTTCGTATTATCTATCTGCCATATACAGTCCGAAAAAATGGGTCTTCGAAGCTTCTAACGACGGAACTTCTTGGGATATCTTGCATAGTGGAAATGAAGTATCAAGCTGGCACGGTCTTAAAAAGAGCTTCTCATTCAAAAATGATAAAACTTACACACAATATCGCATCAGAGTAACAGAACGTTACGTGTGGAACGGACTTTATTATGTCGGCTTTTATACTGCCCAATTGTTCACATCCTCTGATAGAGAAATAACATTGCGACTGCCGACAGGTGGAGTAAATGCATCGGATAAAGACAACGAATGGGATAAGTACATTACCGACGATCGGATCTGGAATAATGTAAATCACGGTTCATGGACCAGTACAACTGATCAATCCAATTCAAAGGCCCGCGTGATTCGAGGTTATAACGGTCTCACAAACTGGACATCTGGGTCAACAGAGCTTACAACTCCAGGCCGAGGCTTCCGTCCTGCTCTGCAGATTGAGTCAATAAACAATAGATTCCTCGTACAAGACGGTTCAGACGTGAAAACATACACTTCTTCTGGCTGGGAAACCGTTGGTACTACTCCCCCCACAGATGATATGTTTCTGAATAAAGGCATGCTCGATCTCTCTACATGCGCCCCATACTTGAAAGATTTAATAGACAAATCCAACATCAAAATACTTGTTTCTAAACCTGAAAGAGAGCCCACATTTGCTCACCTTACTGGCATCCCAGTACCAAGGATCGTGAAAATGAAGAATGATACTAGCTTTCTCGGCGTAGCTAAAATCAACTCTTTAACCTTATCAGGTACAGTGCAAGGCGTTTTAATAGTAGCAATAAGTACGGACAGTGGAACAACATGGGAAGCAAAACAAAAGGATGGCTCGTGGACAACCGTTGATGTTACTACCCCCATTGATTTCAAAGCAAAAGCAATGACAATAGACGATTTCAATAGCATCCAAAACTGGGACGATAAGCTTGGTCAAGCTAGAAACTTGCGATGCGCGTTCTACTTCGAACAGTCTTCATCCGCTGATGAAACAAATCTAGACTCCCTTACCATGGATGTAGACTTACTAGATTCCTGGGACATGGCAATGCCAGGAGTAGATTACAAATATGGATATAACCGAAATACCAATCTACGAGTCCTTTTACTCTCAGATGGAGATTACAAAATAAACGTAGGCTCTGGCGGTAGCAGTGGCTCCACGATCACAGAAGTAGATGGAGGTACATTCTAA